Proteins encoded together in one Lathyrus oleraceus cultivar Zhongwan6 chromosome 5, CAAS_Psat_ZW6_1.0, whole genome shotgun sequence window:
- the LOC127085484 gene encoding uncharacterized protein LOC127085484 — translation MSITIESSIISPLQLSRTCLTKLDTTRAFLLGNKFSTNAVTLSSKTSCISCTLVRSKLSPNVGGPVEKDKKGKKIEHHLWKKRDSAQSGQKALALVRTVCLRIHSFFSRILLIIFDLTRQLSQQGRKSQDYPNLDFV, via the exons CTATAACAATTGAGAGCTCAATTATATCCCCATTACAACTATCAAGGACATGTTTG ACTAAGCTAGACACCACAAGAGCTTTTCTGTTGGGGAATAAGTTCTCGACAAACGCAGTAACTCTCTCTTCCAAG ACAAGTTGTATCTCCTGCACACTTGTCCGATCGAAATTGAGTCCAAATGTTGGTGGTCCTGTTGAGAAGGATAA AAAAGGGAAGAAAATAGAACACCACTTGTGGAAAAAAAGAGATTCAGCCCAGTCAGGCCAAAAGGCACTTGCTCTTGTCAGAACTGTATGTTTACGGATCCATTCATTTTTTTCCCGTATTTTGTTAATAATCTTTGATTTGACTAGACAACTTTCACAGCAGGGGAGAAAGTCTCAAGACTATCCCAATCTGGATTTTGTTTAA